Proteins encoded by one window of Streptomyces sp. NBC_01477:
- a CDS encoding HpcH/HpaI aldolase/citrate lyase family protein, with amino-acid sequence MRHFGHLAAETREELFHREPQEFTADSPARTLAAALGATLYSPATRLTLAADVLKQAARGVVSMVLCLEDSIDDRDVPAGEANLVRQFAELAARPGAGGDIPLLFIRVRTPAQITDLVHRLGENAALLSGFVLPKFTEESGVPFLEALSAAEASSGRRLFAMPVLESPELMHLESRVETLYGISRTVDKYRERVLALRLGVTDFCSTYGLRRAPAMTAYDVQIVAAVIADVVNVLGRADGSGFVVTGPVWEYFRHQERMFKPQLRRSPFTPEAEDLREALLERDMDGLLREIELDRANGLQGKTCIHPTHVPVVHALSVVTHEEYTDAADILHEDRSGGGVLRSAYTNKMNEVKPHRAWAERTLRRAEVFGVAREGISFVELLAASLPQD; translated from the coding sequence ATGCGACACTTCGGACACCTCGCCGCAGAGACGAGGGAAGAACTGTTCCACCGCGAGCCGCAGGAGTTCACTGCCGACTCGCCGGCTCGTACGCTCGCGGCGGCCCTCGGGGCCACGCTCTACAGCCCGGCCACCCGCCTCACGCTCGCCGCCGACGTGCTCAAGCAGGCCGCCCGCGGGGTCGTGTCCATGGTGCTGTGCCTGGAGGACTCCATCGACGACCGGGACGTCCCGGCCGGTGAGGCCAACCTCGTCCGGCAGTTCGCCGAGCTGGCCGCCCGCCCCGGCGCGGGCGGCGACATCCCGCTGCTGTTCATCCGGGTCCGCACCCCCGCCCAGATCACCGACCTCGTGCACCGCCTCGGCGAGAACGCGGCGCTGCTCTCCGGCTTCGTCCTGCCCAAATTCACCGAGGAGTCCGGCGTCCCCTTCCTGGAGGCGCTCAGCGCCGCCGAGGCATCCAGCGGGCGGCGGCTGTTCGCCATGCCCGTGCTGGAGTCGCCCGAGCTGATGCACCTGGAGAGCCGGGTCGAAACGCTCTACGGCATCTCCCGCACCGTCGACAAATACCGTGAGCGGGTGCTCGCGCTGCGGCTCGGCGTCACCGACTTCTGCTCCACCTACGGGCTGCGCCGCGCCCCGGCCATGACCGCCTACGACGTCCAGATCGTCGCCGCCGTGATCGCCGACGTGGTCAACGTGCTGGGCCGCGCCGACGGCAGCGGCTTCGTGGTGACAGGACCGGTCTGGGAATACTTCCGCCACCAGGAGCGGATGTTCAAGCCGCAGCTGCGCCGCAGCCCCTTCACCCCCGAGGCCGAGGACCTGCGCGAGGCCCTGCTGGAGCGCGACATGGACGGGCTGCTGCGCGAGATCGAGCTGGACCGCGCCAACGGGCTCCAGGGCAAGACCTGCATCCACCCCACCCATGTGCCGGTCGTGCACGCGCTGAGCGTGGTCACCCACGAGGAATACACCGACGCGGCCGACATCCTGCACGAGGACCGCAGCGGCGGCGGCGTACTGCGTTCCGCCTACACGAACAAGATGAACGAGGTCAAGCCGCACCGGGCCTGGGCCGAGCGCACCCTGCGCAGGGCCGAGGTCTTCGGGGTCGCCCGCGAGGGCATCAGCTTCGTCGAGCTGCTGGCGGCCAGCCTGCCGCAGGACTGA
- a CDS encoding TerD family protein produces MTGMTHAMVKGSNVPLDAAGIRAVLRWSPGTGTPDVDASVLLLGRDGRVRSDADFVFYNEPRHPSGLARHLPKKRGPEGLTDTVEVDLAALDSGVDRVVIAASCDGGPFRLVRDLCVLLYATSGPQHSPLVTFEVRPDTGGETALNCGELYRKDGGWKFRAVGQGYTTGLVGLATEFGITVDDVDVDAGPDRAAPPQSQSQPQSQPQPQPQSQTAAMEATRAHQPDLGPTSAYGYPLPAPAGGHVPAQPAYGYPQPVASVPAPPTVPPHQQPQPGYPAYGYPQPVGAAAAFTLPPQGPQFQPGR; encoded by the coding sequence ATGACCGGCATGACGCACGCGATGGTGAAGGGCTCGAACGTCCCCCTCGACGCCGCGGGCATCCGGGCGGTGCTGCGCTGGAGCCCCGGCACCGGCACACCGGACGTGGACGCCTCCGTGCTGCTGCTCGGCCGCGACGGCCGGGTGCGTTCCGACGCCGACTTCGTCTTCTACAACGAACCGCGGCACCCCAGCGGGCTGGCCCGCCACCTGCCCAAGAAGCGCGGGCCGGAGGGCCTGACCGACACCGTCGAGGTCGATCTGGCCGCGCTGGACTCCGGGGTCGACCGGGTGGTGATCGCCGCCTCCTGCGACGGCGGCCCCTTCCGGCTGGTCCGCGACCTGTGCGTGCTGCTCTACGCCACCTCCGGGCCGCAGCACTCCCCGCTGGTCACCTTCGAGGTCCGCCCCGACACCGGCGGCGAGACCGCGCTGAACTGCGGCGAGCTGTACCGCAAGGACGGCGGCTGGAAATTCCGGGCGGTCGGGCAGGGCTACACCACCGGACTGGTCGGCCTGGCCACCGAGTTCGGCATCACGGTGGACGACGTCGACGTGGACGCGGGGCCCGACCGCGCCGCCCCGCCGCAGTCCCAGTCCCAGCCGCAGTCCCAGCCCCAGCCCCAGCCGCAGTCCCAGACCGCGGCCATGGAGGCGACCAGGGCCCACCAGCCGGACCTCGGGCCGACCAGCGCCTACGGATACCCGCTGCCGGCCCCCGCGGGCGGCCACGTGCCCGCACAGCCCGCGTACGGCTACCCGCAGCCCGTCGCCTCGGTCCCGGCGCCGCCGACCGTCCCGCCGCACCAGCAGCCGCAGCCGGGCTACCCGGCCTACGGCTACCCGCAGCCGGTGGGCGCCGCCGCGGCCTTCACGCTGCCCCCGCAGGGGCCGCAGTTCCAGCCGGGGCGCTGA